From the genome of Mycobacterium dioxanotrophicus, one region includes:
- a CDS encoding flavin reductase family protein — MTAMIEQTHYRTVMGHLPTGVVAVSAILPDTAQPWGMIVGTFQSLSLGPALVSFSVAHTSTSWPRLRTAGQLCASVLGVGQKDVCKALSGKNPDKFAYVDWRLSPGGSPRVTGAHAWIDCQVVHEFDGGDHVIVVAEVTAMDGGDGEPLVFHKGQLGGYRQPIAV; from the coding sequence CGTCATGGGCCACCTCCCGACCGGCGTCGTGGCCGTATCGGCGATCCTTCCGGACACGGCTCAGCCGTGGGGGATGATCGTGGGAACCTTCCAGTCGCTCTCGCTCGGTCCCGCGCTGGTGAGTTTCAGTGTCGCCCACACGTCGACCAGCTGGCCCAGGCTCCGCACCGCCGGACAGCTTTGTGCGAGCGTGCTGGGCGTTGGACAGAAGGACGTGTGTAAAGCCCTGTCCGGCAAGAACCCCGACAAGTTCGCCTACGTCGACTGGAGGCTTTCCCCGGGCGGCTCGCCGCGCGTCACCGGAGCCCACGCCTGGATCGACTGCCAGGTGGTCCACGAGTTCGACGGTGGTGACCACGTCATCGTCGTCGCCGAGGTCACCGCCATGGACGGTGGCGACGGCGAGCCGCTGGTGTTCCACAAAGGGCAGCTCGGCGGTTACCGCCAACCCATCGCCGTGTAA
- a CDS encoding aldehyde dehydrogenase (NADP(+)) — protein MSVVHEHLNESAETTDHELDRVLDAAVAAASAWEDQTPTQRARVLVALADALSAHVDSLVAVAGEETGLPEARLRGEVSRTSVQLRMFAEELLAGRFLDVVIDLPDPQFVLGPRPDLRRYQVPVGPVLVFAASNFPFAFSVAGTDTASALAAGCPVILKAHPGHPRTSAMTADIVTAALAAAGAPAGIFAMITGVDAGVRALQDPRVAAAAFTGSVPGGRALFDIASARKCPIPFYGELGSLNPAVITSGAAAERTEDIAAGFVGSFTLGAGQFCTKPGLLLVPHGSALVARIAELAAEVPAARMLTAKIAQGFRSRLDDVRRVDGVDVLVDGAEVPAGEDGVPSFSPTLLRTNATALLEHAEVLLEETFGPTAIVVEYASVAEVHEILSRLDGALTVTVHTPANPDAAERQELRGLIRVAAARTGRVVFNGWPTGVAVTPAQNHGGPYPATTAIAHTSVGTSAMNRFLRPIAYQDAPTELLPEQLQDANPMGVPRRTHEAGQSQSWGQAAF, from the coding sequence ATGTCAGTTGTTCACGAGCATCTGAACGAATCCGCCGAAACCACCGACCACGAACTCGACCGAGTGCTCGATGCAGCCGTCGCCGCCGCATCGGCGTGGGAGGACCAGACCCCGACACAGCGCGCTCGGGTGTTGGTGGCGCTGGCCGACGCCCTGTCCGCGCACGTTGATTCATTGGTCGCCGTCGCGGGTGAGGAGACCGGTCTGCCCGAAGCGCGACTGCGAGGCGAGGTTTCGCGTACCAGCGTGCAACTGAGGATGTTCGCAGAGGAGCTGCTGGCCGGCCGCTTCCTCGACGTGGTGATCGACCTGCCGGATCCGCAGTTCGTCCTCGGACCGCGCCCCGATCTGCGTCGCTATCAGGTGCCCGTCGGGCCCGTCCTGGTGTTCGCGGCGAGCAACTTCCCGTTCGCCTTTTCGGTCGCTGGTACAGATACGGCTTCGGCCTTGGCGGCCGGGTGCCCTGTGATTCTCAAAGCCCACCCCGGCCATCCGCGAACCTCGGCGATGACCGCCGACATCGTGACCGCCGCGCTCGCAGCTGCCGGTGCTCCAGCAGGAATCTTCGCCATGATCACCGGAGTCGATGCGGGGGTCCGGGCGCTGCAGGACCCACGGGTCGCGGCAGCGGCCTTTACGGGCTCCGTTCCCGGCGGCCGGGCACTGTTCGACATCGCGTCGGCACGTAAGTGCCCGATTCCGTTCTACGGCGAGTTGGGCAGCCTCAACCCCGCCGTCATCACATCAGGTGCAGCCGCCGAGCGAACAGAGGACATCGCCGCGGGCTTCGTCGGCTCGTTCACGCTGGGCGCGGGCCAGTTCTGCACCAAACCGGGTCTGTTGCTCGTGCCGCACGGGTCGGCGTTGGTTGCCCGCATTGCCGAATTGGCAGCGGAGGTTCCGGCCGCGCGCATGCTCACCGCCAAGATCGCGCAGGGATTCCGCAGCCGACTCGATGATGTCCGACGCGTAGACGGTGTCGACGTGCTGGTCGACGGTGCTGAGGTTCCGGCCGGCGAAGATGGTGTGCCGTCGTTCAGCCCGACGCTGTTGCGCACCAACGCAACTGCTTTGCTTGAACATGCGGAAGTCCTGCTGGAGGAGACCTTCGGCCCCACGGCAATCGTCGTCGAATATGCCAGTGTCGCTGAGGTTCATGAGATTCTGTCGCGTCTCGACGGCGCCTTGACCGTCACGGTGCACACGCCGGCCAATCCAGACGCTGCCGAGCGTCAGGAGCTGCGTGGGCTGATCCGTGTTGCCGCCGCCCGCACAGGACGCGTGGTCTTCAACGGCTGGCCGACCGGCGTGGCGGTAACACCCGCGCAGAACCACGGAGGCCCGTACCCGGCCACCACGGCGATTGCGCACACCTCGGTGGGAACCTCCGCGATGAATCGTTTCTTGCGCCCGATCGCCTACCAGGACGCACCGACGGAGCTCCTTCCCGAGCAATTGCAGGATGCCAACCCGATGGGCGTGCCTCGCAGGACACATGAAGCAGGCCAATCACAGTCATGGGGTCAGGCGGCGTTCTGA